A section of the Lynx canadensis isolate LIC74 chromosome A1, mLynCan4.pri.v2, whole genome shotgun sequence genome encodes:
- the RPS23 gene encoding 40S ribosomal protein S23, whose translation MGKCRGLRTARKLRSHRRDQKWHDKQYKKAHLGTALKANPFGGASHAKGIVLEKVGVEAKQPNSAIRKCVRVQLIKNGKKITAFVPNDGCLNFIEENDEVLVAGFGRKGHAVGDIPGVRFKVVKVANVSLLALYKGKKERPRS comes from the exons ATGG GCAAGTGTCGTGGTCTTCGTACTGCCAGGAAGCTCCGTAGCCACCGACGAGATCAGAAGTGGCATGATAAACAGTACAAGAAAGCCCATTTGGGCACAGCCCTGAAGGCCAACCCTTTTGGAGGCGCTTCCCATGCGAAAGGAATTGTGCTGGAAAAAGT AGGGGTTGAAGCCAAACAGCCAAATTCTGCCATCAGGAAGTGTGTCAGGGTCCAGCTGATCAAGAATGGCAAGAAAATCACCGCCTTTGTACCCAATGATGGttgtttgaattttattgag GAAAACGATGAGGTTCTGGTTGCTGGATTTGGTCGCAAAGGTCATGCTGTTGGTGACATTCCTGGAGTTCGCTTTAAGGTCGTCAAAGTAGCCAATGTCTCTCTTTTGGCCTTatacaaaggcaagaaggaaagacCAAGATCTTAA